Part of the Candidatus Manganitrophaceae bacterium genome, CGGTCGCGCCGAGTTCGGCCGCAGGGGGGCCAGGGGGTTCCACCCCCGGCGTCTGGGGAAGCCGGAGGGGGCGCGACGAGGCGCCCCCACGGTGGGGGGTGGGGTGAAACCCCACGACCTTAAGTCTGTTGAATCCTCGATTCTGAGTCCCAGCTCCTGACTTTTATTCGTCCCTCTTCCCCCTTGACGTTTTCGCTTAGCCCTCTGCTATGATGATCGAATGAAAGAGCCGACTCCGACCGTGGCCCCACCGCTCATCACCCGCGACTTCGTTCTTCTCTTTGCCGCCCATTTTCTCTTCGGCCTCTCTTTCTGGCCCTATGTCCTCCTGCCGGTTTTTCTTCAGACCCTCGGCTTTGATCTTTTCAAAGTCGGAGTCGTCATCGGGACCGCGTCGCTGGCGGGAATCGTCGCCCGGCCCTGGGTCGGGGGGGCGCTCGATCGGATCGGACGGCGGCGGTGCCTCATGATCGGGGGCCTTCTCTTTCTGGCGGCGAACCTCTCCTACCTCGGCATCCATTCATCGGGAGGGGAAATTTATTTTGTCCGGCTTCTGCATGGGCTCGGCATGGGGGTCTTGATGGCGACTTTTTTTACCCTCGCCGCCGACCTCTCACCGGCGACGCGGCGGACCGAGGGAATTGCCCTTTTCGGGATATCGGGACATCTCTCGGGGTCGATCGGCGTGTTGTGGGGCGAGCAGGTCATCCGGCTCGGCGGCTACGCCGCGCTGTTCATCAGCGGCGCCCTCCTGGCCCTTCTGTCGTTGATCATGGGGCTCTTGATCGATGAGCCGGTCCGAGGGGCGCAAGGGGAGCGATCCCAAGATCGATTTCTCGAGATTGCCTTCCGGCCCGCTCTGCGTCTTCCGCTTGTCGCGACGGTCGCTTTCTCCTTCAGCATGACGTCGTATATGGTTTTTCTCAAACCCTATGCGTTGACGGTCGGGATCGGCTCGATGACCCACTTCTTTATCGCGTACACATTAACCGCAGTCGCCGTCCGGCTGATCGGGAGCCGATGGCCCGACCGATTCGGACTCAAATGGGTCCTCTATCCCGCGATGGTGTCGATGGCGATCGGGATTCTCGTCCTCTTCTTCCGGCCGACGCTGGCCGGGTTGGCGGTCGGCGGGATGTTGGCCGGCGTGGGGCATGGATTTATTTTTCCGATCCTCTCGTCGATGATCCTGGGCCGAGAGCGGGAGGAGAATCGCGGCGGGGTGATGACCCTCTTCACGATGCTTTACGATTTCGGTCTCTTCATCGGCGCGCCCCTGTTAGGGTGGGTCGCGCAGGGAGGACGGTATGGGGCGATGTTTTGGGTCGCCGCGTCGGTGCTGACCGGCAGCCTCTTCGCCTTTGTTATTTTTGATTCGACGGGGGGTCATTCTCGCTGACCAGGCCTTTTGCTGAGGAGGCCGGGGGGAGCGTCGCGATGAATTGGGCGATCTGTTCGAAATAAGCGGCGCCGCCGACGGCATCGGTGTTGTTGTGGCCGGCGCCGGGAATCGTATAAAACTGTTTCGGCTCCCGGGCCGCCGCAAAGAGCATCCGGCCCTGCTCAAAAGGGACCACTTCATCCTGATCTCCGTGAACGATCAAAAGGGGAACCGCTACCTGGCCGATCTTGGCAAGATTGTCATAACGGGTTGTCAGGAGCGGCCCGATCGGAATATAGGGTGCGACGATCCGCGCCATCTCCCGGATCGATGCAAACGGTGCTTCTAAAATCAGCCCCTGCACCGGCCGCTGCAGCGCCAGCTCCGTCGCGACCCCGGCCCCCAGCGAGACCCCGAGCAGCACAATCCGGCTCGGATCGACATCCGGCCGTGCTCGAAGATAGTCATAGGCGGCTTGCGCATCGCGATAGGTCCCTTCCTCGGAGATCTCGCCCCCGCTTCGGCCGTAACCCCGATAATCGATCACCAGAATATTGCACTTCAACCCGGGGGCGAAGCGGCGGATCCGGCCGACGACGTAACTGATGTTCCCGCCGTTTCCATGCAGCCAAAGAAGCGTGGTCTGCGCCCCGGGGTAGGGAACGAACCAGCCGTTAATTTTCACCCCGTCGGCGGTGTCGAGGTAGAGCTCTTCGAAGGGGAGGCCGGCGTCGGCCGGCGTCTGCATGATCTCTTTTTCAGGAAAGAAAATAAATGATTTCATGCCACAGCCGTTGAGAGTGAGGAAGAATAGCAGGAGGATTGGAAGAAAGGATCGCCGAGTCATATCTACCCATTTGAGATAACTGATTTGGAGGTGGAAGTCAATCAGGAGGAGAGACGTCGGGTTTGATTCTACAGGCGGCCGCACGGTAGCGTCCTCCCTTGAGACGCCAAGAGGCAGCGGGATGGATCCCATCCAGCGGATTAGGAAGTTTAAAGGAATTTAAGAAAGGGTGATGTCGGCTCGGTCCGTTTCGAAACCTGAACAGCTGAAGATCGGAAGAGGAGGGTACTTGGGATAAGAAGGATCGGTGTCATTTCGCCGGCAGAAGTAGAAGAGGCTTCCTTTGGCGGAACGGACGACCTTCGCATGGGCGCATTCCCGACAAAGGCCGATCTGATCGATGTCATTCCCTTCCATCGCATCCAGCGGATCTAGCAGCGTTCGACCGTGCCTGCATGGGGCCCGCCCCAGCCCGGGGCGTTTAGGCGAGGCTGA contains:
- a CDS encoding MFS transporter, with translation MKEPTPTVAPPLITRDFVLLFAAHFLFGLSFWPYVLLPVFLQTLGFDLFKVGVVIGTASLAGIVARPWVGGALDRIGRRRCLMIGGLLFLAANLSYLGIHSSGGEIYFVRLLHGLGMGVLMATFFTLAADLSPATRRTEGIALFGISGHLSGSIGVLWGEQVIRLGGYAALFISGALLALLSLIMGLLIDEPVRGAQGERSQDRFLEIAFRPALRLPLVATVAFSFSMTSYMVFLKPYALTVGIGSMTHFFIAYTLTAVAVRLIGSRWPDRFGLKWVLYPAMVSMAIGILVLFFRPTLAGLAVGGMLAGVGHGFIFPILSSMILGREREENRGGVMTLFTMLYDFGLFIGAPLLGWVAQGGRYGAMFWVAASVLTGSLFAFVIFDSTGGHSR
- a CDS encoding alpha/beta hydrolase, translating into MKSFIFFPEKEIMQTPADAGLPFEELYLDTADGVKINGWFVPYPGAQTTLLWLHGNGGNISYVVGRIRRFAPGLKCNILVIDYRGYGRSGGEISEEGTYRDAQAAYDYLRARPDVDPSRIVLLGVSLGAGVATELALQRPVQGLILEAPFASIREMARIVAPYIPIGPLLTTRYDNLAKIGQVAVPLLIVHGDQDEVVPFEQGRMLFAAAREPKQFYTIPGAGHNNTDAVGGAAYFEQIAQFIATLPPASSAKGLVSENDPPSNQK